In one Nocardioides sp. NBC_00368 genomic region, the following are encoded:
- a CDS encoding flavin-containing monooxygenase — MTQTLEPPTAAVQSGPAQTWLADFEAALKERDIPRAAGLFATKSFWRDLVAFSWNITTVEDPTGVADLLSATLERVDPSGFALEEPEATADGVTTAWFTFETAIGRGRGLLRLKVDGDRPKAWTFLTTLYELKGHEEPRGERRPKGAEHGVNRDRVTWAEKRQVEAETLGLTEQPYAVVIGGGQGGIALGARLRQLGVPSLVIDRYERPGDQWRGRYKSLCLHDPVWYDHLPYLKFPDNWPVFAPKDKIGDWLESYVKVMEVPYWSSTTATSASYSEEDGEWTVTVERGGEEITLHPKQLILATGMSGKPNIPDLPGMDIFQGEQHHSSQHPGPDAYEGKRVVVIGSNNSAFDICGALFEHGADVTMVQRSSTHIVKSDTLMDIGLGDLYSERAVASGMTTEKADLVFASLPYRIMHEFQIPLYQQMAERDADFYARLEKAGFRHDWGDDGSGLFMKYLRRGSGYYIDVGSAELVADGLVKLAQGQVSHLTATSVVLEDGTELPADLVVYATGYGSMNGWAADLISQEVADRVGKCWGLGSDTTKDPGPWEGEQRNMWKPTQQEALWFHGGNLHQSRHYSLYLALQLKARFEGIETPVYNLAPVHHLS, encoded by the coding sequence ATGACGCAGACACTCGAACCCCCTACCGCGGCCGTGCAGAGCGGCCCGGCGCAGACCTGGCTCGCCGACTTCGAGGCGGCTCTGAAGGAACGCGACATCCCGCGGGCCGCGGGCCTGTTCGCCACCAAGAGCTTCTGGCGCGACCTGGTCGCCTTCTCCTGGAACATCACCACCGTCGAGGACCCGACCGGGGTCGCCGACCTGCTCTCGGCCACGCTGGAACGTGTCGACCCCTCCGGCTTCGCGCTCGAGGAGCCGGAGGCGACCGCGGACGGTGTGACCACGGCGTGGTTCACCTTCGAGACGGCGATCGGACGTGGCCGCGGGCTGCTGCGGCTCAAGGTCGACGGTGACCGCCCCAAGGCGTGGACCTTCCTGACCACGCTCTACGAGCTCAAGGGCCACGAGGAGCCCCGCGGCGAACGTCGCCCGAAGGGTGCCGAGCACGGCGTCAACCGCGACCGGGTCACCTGGGCCGAGAAGCGGCAGGTCGAGGCGGAGACGCTGGGCCTGACCGAGCAGCCGTACGCGGTCGTCATCGGTGGCGGCCAGGGCGGGATCGCGCTCGGCGCGCGGCTGCGTCAGCTCGGCGTGCCGTCGCTCGTCATCGACCGCTACGAGCGGCCCGGTGACCAGTGGCGCGGCCGCTACAAGTCGCTGTGCCTGCACGACCCGGTCTGGTACGACCACCTGCCCTATCTGAAGTTCCCCGACAACTGGCCGGTCTTCGCACCCAAGGACAAGATCGGCGACTGGCTGGAGTCCTACGTCAAGGTGATGGAGGTGCCGTACTGGTCCTCGACCACGGCCACCAGCGCCTCCTACTCGGAGGAGGACGGGGAGTGGACGGTCACCGTCGAGCGTGGCGGGGAGGAGATCACCCTGCACCCGAAGCAGCTCATCCTGGCCACCGGGATGTCCGGCAAGCCGAACATCCCCGACCTGCCGGGCATGGACATCTTCCAGGGCGAGCAGCACCACTCCTCCCAGCACCCGGGCCCGGATGCGTACGAGGGCAAGCGGGTCGTCGTGATCGGGTCGAACAACTCCGCCTTCGACATCTGCGGGGCACTGTTCGAGCACGGCGCCGACGTGACGATGGTGCAGCGGTCCTCGACCCACATCGTGAAGAGCGACACCCTGATGGACATCGGGCTGGGCGACCTCTACTCCGAGCGCGCGGTCGCCTCCGGGATGACCACGGAGAAGGCCGACCTGGTCTTCGCCTCGCTCCCCTACCGGATCATGCACGAGTTCCAGATCCCGCTCTATCAGCAGATGGCCGAGCGCGACGCCGACTTCTACGCGCGCCTGGAGAAGGCCGGGTTCCGGCACGACTGGGGCGACGACGGCTCGGGGCTGTTCATGAAGTACCTGCGCCGCGGCTCGGGCTACTACATCGACGTGGGCTCGGCCGAGCTGGTCGCCGACGGGTTGGTCAAGCTCGCGCAGGGCCAGGTCTCCCACCTGACCGCGACGTCCGTCGTCCTCGAGGACGGCACCGAGCTCCCCGCCGACCTGGTCGTGTACGCCACCGGCTACGGCTCCATGAACGGCTGGGCCGCCGACCTGATCAGCCAGGAGGTCGCCGATCGCGTCGGCAAGTGCTGGGGCCTGGGCTCCGACACCACCAAGGACCCCGGCCCGTGGGAGGGCGAGCAGCGCAACATGTGGAAGCCGACCCAGCAGGAGGCGCTGTGGTTCCACGGCGGCAACCTGCACCAGTCGCGCCACTACTC
- a CDS encoding GAF domain-containing protein, whose amino-acid sequence MTATGAVPAGADLPRLARDLVRVHDAVLSGGRPPSTPRILVERSWRRVMSMGLEPGSSNGRRTPSAAECAARRARSPLATVIGDLRAVLTSAADAATYLMVVTDAEGVVLWREGSARVLKIADQLGFVEGALWTERAVGTNAIGTALAEAAPVELFSAEHFEQAQHPWYCTAAPIHDPRTGALLGVVDVSGPALTLHPAIGALVESAVRLAEMSLWRHHQEWLERLRRETDHVVSAVEGPLLVVDDDGWVAHHAGMAARDRIAAPRQDKMLTVPGLGLCLPERVGERGWLVRPTSAGSGSLTARLDPDGTLEVVSESGSWRTTLTRRHVEILTLVDAAGPTGLTARGLSEAVFGDAEHIVTVRAEVSRLRRSIGALVSTNPYRLADGVTLTRGTNPRHE is encoded by the coding sequence ATGACAGCGACCGGAGCAGTGCCGGCGGGAGCAGACCTGCCGCGCCTCGCCCGCGACCTCGTACGCGTCCACGACGCCGTCCTGTCCGGCGGTCGCCCGCCCAGCACGCCCCGGATCCTGGTCGAGCGCTCCTGGCGCCGGGTGATGAGCATGGGCCTGGAGCCCGGCAGCAGCAACGGCAGACGTACGCCGTCGGCCGCCGAGTGCGCGGCCAGGAGAGCGCGCTCGCCGCTGGCGACGGTGATCGGCGACCTGCGCGCGGTGCTGACCTCGGCGGCGGACGCCGCGACGTACCTGATGGTGGTCACCGACGCCGAGGGCGTGGTGCTGTGGCGCGAGGGCTCGGCGCGGGTGCTCAAGATCGCCGACCAGCTCGGCTTCGTCGAGGGCGCGCTGTGGACCGAGCGCGCGGTCGGCACCAACGCCATCGGCACCGCGCTGGCCGAGGCGGCACCGGTCGAGCTCTTCTCCGCGGAGCACTTCGAGCAGGCCCAGCATCCGTGGTACTGCACGGCCGCGCCGATCCACGACCCCCGCACCGGAGCACTGCTCGGTGTGGTCGACGTCAGCGGGCCCGCGCTGACCCTGCACCCGGCGATCGGTGCCCTGGTCGAGAGCGCGGTGCGCCTGGCCGAGATGAGCCTGTGGCGCCACCACCAGGAGTGGCTCGAGCGGCTGCGCCGAGAGACCGACCACGTCGTCTCCGCCGTCGAGGGCCCGCTGCTGGTCGTCGACGACGACGGCTGGGTCGCCCACCACGCCGGGATGGCCGCCCGCGACCGGATCGCGGCACCTCGGCAGGACAAGATGCTGACCGTCCCGGGCCTGGGCCTGTGCCTGCCCGAGCGGGTCGGCGAACGCGGCTGGCTGGTCCGGCCCACCTCCGCGGGCTCGGGAAGCCTGACCGCCCGGCTCGATCCCGACGGCACCCTCGAGGTCGTCTCCGAGTCGGGCAGCTGGCGCACGACGCTGACCCGCCGCCACGTCGAGATCCTCACCCTCGTCGACGCCGCCGGTCCCACGGGCCTCACCGCCCGCGGGCTCAGCGAGGCCGTCTTCGGCGACGCCGAGCACATCGTCACCGTGCGAGCGGAGGTCTCCCGGCTGCGCCGCTCGATCGGCGCGCTCGTCTCGACCAACCCCTACCGGTTGGCTGACGGGGTGACGCTCACCCGCGGCACGAATCCGCGGCATGAATAG
- a CDS encoding ABC transporter ATP-binding protein: MTQTSVPTMTAAARAVGLTKTYGKGATEVHALRGVDLEIRRGAFTAIMGPSGSGKSTLMHCLAGLDRPTSGEVVVAGQPLENLNDDQLTVFRRENVGFVFQAFNLLPMLTAGQNIQLPLELAGKRVTDETRARAQMIADTLGIGKRLGHKPSELSGGQQQRVAIARALVTQPTILFADEPTGNLDSETSAEVLDHLRRSVRELGQTVVMVTHEASAAAYADEIVTVKDGHIEGVTR; this comes from the coding sequence ATGACACAGACCTCTGTTCCCACGATGACGGCCGCCGCCCGAGCGGTGGGCCTGACCAAGACCTATGGCAAGGGTGCCACCGAGGTGCACGCGCTGCGCGGGGTCGACCTCGAGATCCGCCGTGGTGCGTTCACCGCGATCATGGGCCCGAGCGGCTCGGGCAAGTCGACGCTGATGCACTGCCTGGCCGGGCTGGACCGCCCGACCTCGGGTGAGGTGGTGGTCGCGGGCCAGCCGCTGGAGAACCTCAACGACGACCAGCTGACCGTCTTCCGCCGGGAGAACGTCGGCTTCGTCTTCCAGGCGTTCAACCTGCTGCCGATGCTGACCGCCGGGCAGAACATCCAGCTGCCGCTGGAGCTGGCCGGCAAGCGGGTGACCGACGAGACGCGCGCGCGGGCGCAGATGATCGCGGACACCCTCGGCATCGGCAAGCGCCTGGGCCACAAGCCCTCCGAGCTCTCCGGCGGCCAGCAGCAGCGGGTGGCGATCGCCCGCGCGCTGGTCACCCAGCCCACGATCCTGTTCGCCGACGAGCCCACCGGAAACCTCGACTCCGAGACCTCGGCCGAGGTGCTCGACCATCTCCGCCGCAGCGTCCGCGAGCTCGGCCAGACCGTGGTCATGGTGACCCACGAGGCCTCCGCGGCTGCGTACGCCGACGAGATCGTCACCGTGAAGGACGGACACATCGAAGGGGTGACGCGCTGA